One Cucumis sativus cultivar 9930 chromosome 1, Cucumber_9930_V3, whole genome shotgun sequence DNA segment encodes these proteins:
- the LOC101213423 gene encoding U-box domain-containing protein 38 isoform X2 gives MKKTILHWCEKSGARNLQPPNYTSVESLVSALMEKEKPQGGIGDSSDRDLLEGVSDLPAVDFSHAATEYGHRPERFYTSSSEESVVVGGSPGPFTTRPACYYSFSSSSSETVENEALVQTLGPNSSISEDEKNILTKLESSDVFQQEEGVVSLRKITKADENIRVSLCTPRILSSLHRLIKSRYPKVQINAVASLVNLSLEKPNKLKIARSGLVPDLIDVLKGGHSEAQEHAAGALFSLALEDDNRMTIGVLGALPPLLYALRSESERTRDDSALCLYNLTMIQSNRVKLVKLGAVTTLLSMVKSRNSTNRLLLILCNMAVCQEGRSAMLDANAVELLVGMLREKELNSESTRENCVAALYALSYGSMRFKGLAKEAGAMEVLREIVESGSERAREKAKKILERMRTRGTYGEDDDDDDPDGESSFERGGLSSTRYPIGGARFPSSANTMPF, from the coding sequence ATGAAGAAGACAATTCTTCATTGGTGTGAGAAGTCTGGTGCTCGGAATCTTCAGCCTCCTAATTACACCTCCGTTGAAAGCCTTGTTTCTGCATTGATGGAGAAGGAGAAGCCTCAAGGCGGGATTGGGGATTCCTCGGATAGGGATTTGTTAGAGGGGGTATCGGATTTGCCGGCAGTGGATTTCTCGCACGCTGCGACGGAGTATGGACACCGTCCTGAACGGTTTTACACCAGCTCGTCGGAGGAATCAGTCGTCGTTGGGGGAAGCCCGGGACCGTTCACGACTCGACCTGCGTGTTATTACTCATTTTCGTCTTCTTCGTCTGAAACCGTGGAAAACGAAGCGCTCGTACAAACCCTAGGCCCGAATTCATCGATTTCCGAGGATGAGAAGAATATTTTAACGAAGCTCGAGAGTTCCGATGTGTTTCAGCAAGAAGAAGGCGTTGTTTCGCTGAGAAAAATCACGAAAGCCGATGAGAATATTAGGGTTTCTCTTTGTACGCCTCGGATTCTTTCCTCTCTCCACCGGTTGATAAAGTCGAGATACCCCAAAGTACAGATCAACGCCGTCGCCTCTCTTGTAAATCTCTCCCTCGAAAAGCCGAACAAATTAAAGATCGCGCGGTCAGGATTGGTTCCAGACTTAATCGATGTGCTTAAAGGAGGTCATTCCGAAGCTCAAGAACACGCCGCCGGAGCGCTCTTCAGCCTAGCTTTAGAGGATGACAATCGGATGACGATCGGAGTTCTCGGCGCGCTACCGCCACTCCTGTACGCACTCCGATCGGAAAGCGAGCGAACTCGAGACGATTCAGCTCTGTGTCTCTACAACCTAACAATGATTCAGAGCAACCGAGTGAAGCTTGTGAAACTCGGCGCCGTAACGACTCTACTTTCCATGGTGAAATCAAGAAACTCAACGAATCGACTGCTATTAATCCTCTGTAACATGGCCGTGTGCCAGGAGGGAAGGTCCGCAATGCTAGACGCCAACGCCGTCGAGCTTTTGGTCGGAATGCTGAGGGAGAAAGAGCTGAACTCCGAATCAACCCGCGAGAACTGCGTTGCGGCATTGTACGCACTTAGCTATGGAAGCATGAGATTCAAAGGATTAGCGAAGGAAGCTGGAGCAATGGAGGTTTTGAGGGAGATTGTCGAGAGTGGAAGCGAGAGGGCGAGAGAGAAAGCAAAGAAGATACTGGAGAGAATGAGAACGAGAGGGACATACGGTGaagacgacgacgacgacgatcCCGACGGCGAGTCGAGTTTTGAGAGAGGTGGACTCAGTTCGACTCGGTACCCAATCGGTGGTGCAAGATTTCCCAGCTCAGCCAATACGATGCCGTTTTAA
- the LOC101213178 gene encoding peroxidase 41 translates to MEVRGHHHFPPLPISYNFSHPQPHLHFPPFFIPPHLHLPQSVIVLLLIPSDHQTLHKPFLHCSGTEEAGFPPPPSSSAMASFPPPASLFVIILFAVPFLVESQLSLDYYQKTCPDFAKIVHETVSKKLATSPTAAAATMRLLSNDCLVGGCDGSLLIASNAFNHAERDAEINLSLPGDAFDVVARTKVTLELSCPGIVSCSDVLAQATRDLIAITGGPSYNVPLGREDSLVSKSSEVEGNIPKMNQTIDELIKLYTAKGFTIQEMVALYGGRTIGFSNCKEFGDRIFKFSKSTPTDPEIHPKFAEALKKSCEGYEKNPGMSAYSDVVTPGKFDNVYFQNLLKGLGLSASEHAMVKDARTRKFVEMYAGNQALFFKDFSSAMEKLSVREVKTGGKGEVRRKCDVFNSIQT, encoded by the coding sequence ATGGAAGTTCGAGGACATCACCATTTTCCGCCATTACCAATCTCCTACAACTTCTCCCATCCACAACCCCACCTCCATTTCCCACCCTTTTTCATCCCCCCCCATCTCCATCTTCCCCAATCCGTCATTGTCTTACTTCTCATTCCTTCTGATCATCAAACACTCCACAAACCTTTTCTCCACTGTTCCGGCACCGAGGAAGCAGGTTTTCCACCACCTCCTTCCTCTTCCGCCATGGCTTCCTTTCCTCCTCCCGCTTCCCTTTTCGTAATTATCCTCTTCGCCGTTCCCTTCTTAGTTGAATCCCAGCTTTCTCTTGACTATTACCAGAAAACTTGCCCCGATTTTGCTAAGATCGTCCATGAAACCGTCTCTAAGAAGCTTGCTACTAGCCCAaccgccgccgccgccaccATGCGTCTCTTGAGCAACGATTGCTTAGTGGGAGGCTGTGATGGCTCTCTTCTCATTGCCTCAAACGCCTTCAACCACGCCGAACGCGATGCGGAAATCAACCTCTCTCTTCCAGGAGACGCATTCGATGTCGTCGCTCGAACGAAGGTCACTTTAGAGCTTTCCTGCCCAGGGATCGTCTCTTGCTCCGACGTATTAGCACAAGCGACTCGCGATCTCATCGCGATTACAGGCGGACCGTCGTACAATGTTCCATTAGGGCGAGAAGATAGTTTGGTATCAAAATCATCCGAAGTAGAAGGAAACATTCCGAAGATGAATCAAACAATTGACGAGTTGATCAAACTATACACAGCGAAAGGATTCACAATTCAAGAAATGGTAGCGTTATACGGTGGAAGAACAATCGGATTCTCAAATTGCAAGGAGTTCGGAGACCGAATCTTCAAATTCAGTAAATCAACACCAACAGATCCAGAGATCCATCCGAAGTTCGCAGAGGCTTTGAAGAAGAGCTGTGAAGGATATGAGAAGAATCCAGGAATGTCAGCGTACAGCGACGTCGTAACGCCGGGGAAATTCGACAATGTGTACTTCCAGAATCTGTTGAAAGGACTGGGATTATCGGCGTCGGAACATGCGATGGTGAAGGACGCAAGGACGAGGAAATTTGTGGAGATGTACGCCGGAAACCAAGCGTTGTTCTTCAAGGATTTCAGTAGCGCCATGGAGAAGTTGAGTGTTCGTGAAGTGAAAACTGGTGGGAAAGGAGAAGTGAGGAGGAAATGCGATgtgttcaattcaattcaaacttga
- the LOC101213423 gene encoding U-box domain-containing protein 38 isoform X1 has protein sequence MGGNGKSRWKFLFPHRRNSRLQSNDPPKEFLCPVSGSLMADPVVVSTGQTFDRVSAQVCRNLGFSPVLDDGSKPDFTTVIPNLAMKKTILHWCEKSGARNLQPPNYTSVESLVSALMEKEKPQGGIGDSSDRDLLEGVSDLPAVDFSHAATEYGHRPERFYTSSSEESVVVGGSPGPFTTRPACYYSFSSSSSETVENEALVQTLGPNSSISEDEKNILTKLESSDVFQQEEGVVSLRKITKADENIRVSLCTPRILSSLHRLIKSRYPKVQINAVASLVNLSLEKPNKLKIARSGLVPDLIDVLKGGHSEAQEHAAGALFSLALEDDNRMTIGVLGALPPLLYALRSESERTRDDSALCLYNLTMIQSNRVKLVKLGAVTTLLSMVKSRNSTNRLLLILCNMAVCQEGRSAMLDANAVELLVGMLREKELNSESTRENCVAALYALSYGSMRFKGLAKEAGAMEVLREIVESGSERAREKAKKILERMRTRGTYGEDDDDDDPDGESSFERGGLSSTRYPIGGARFPSSANTMPF, from the coding sequence ATGGGTGGCAATGGCAAATCCCGGTGGAAGTTCCTCTTCCCCCACCGTCGTAATTCTAGGCTTCAATCCAACGATCCTCCTAAAGAGTTCCTTTGTCCTGTTTCTGGTTCGTTAATGGCAGACCCTGTTGTCGTTTCTACTGGACAGACGTTTGACCGTGTTTCTGCTCAGGTTTGTAGAAATTTAGGGTTCTCCCCTGTGTTAGATGATGGTTCTAAGCCTGATTTCACTACTGTGATTCCTAATTTAGCTATGAAGAAGACAATTCTTCATTGGTGTGAGAAGTCTGGTGCTCGGAATCTTCAGCCTCCTAATTACACCTCCGTTGAAAGCCTTGTTTCTGCATTGATGGAGAAGGAGAAGCCTCAAGGCGGGATTGGGGATTCCTCGGATAGGGATTTGTTAGAGGGGGTATCGGATTTGCCGGCAGTGGATTTCTCGCACGCTGCGACGGAGTATGGACACCGTCCTGAACGGTTTTACACCAGCTCGTCGGAGGAATCAGTCGTCGTTGGGGGAAGCCCGGGACCGTTCACGACTCGACCTGCGTGTTATTACTCATTTTCGTCTTCTTCGTCTGAAACCGTGGAAAACGAAGCGCTCGTACAAACCCTAGGCCCGAATTCATCGATTTCCGAGGATGAGAAGAATATTTTAACGAAGCTCGAGAGTTCCGATGTGTTTCAGCAAGAAGAAGGCGTTGTTTCGCTGAGAAAAATCACGAAAGCCGATGAGAATATTAGGGTTTCTCTTTGTACGCCTCGGATTCTTTCCTCTCTCCACCGGTTGATAAAGTCGAGATACCCCAAAGTACAGATCAACGCCGTCGCCTCTCTTGTAAATCTCTCCCTCGAAAAGCCGAACAAATTAAAGATCGCGCGGTCAGGATTGGTTCCAGACTTAATCGATGTGCTTAAAGGAGGTCATTCCGAAGCTCAAGAACACGCCGCCGGAGCGCTCTTCAGCCTAGCTTTAGAGGATGACAATCGGATGACGATCGGAGTTCTCGGCGCGCTACCGCCACTCCTGTACGCACTCCGATCGGAAAGCGAGCGAACTCGAGACGATTCAGCTCTGTGTCTCTACAACCTAACAATGATTCAGAGCAACCGAGTGAAGCTTGTGAAACTCGGCGCCGTAACGACTCTACTTTCCATGGTGAAATCAAGAAACTCAACGAATCGACTGCTATTAATCCTCTGTAACATGGCCGTGTGCCAGGAGGGAAGGTCCGCAATGCTAGACGCCAACGCCGTCGAGCTTTTGGTCGGAATGCTGAGGGAGAAAGAGCTGAACTCCGAATCAACCCGCGAGAACTGCGTTGCGGCATTGTACGCACTTAGCTATGGAAGCATGAGATTCAAAGGATTAGCGAAGGAAGCTGGAGCAATGGAGGTTTTGAGGGAGATTGTCGAGAGTGGAAGCGAGAGGGCGAGAGAGAAAGCAAAGAAGATACTGGAGAGAATGAGAACGAGAGGGACATACGGTGaagacgacgacgacgacgatcCCGACGGCGAGTCGAGTTTTGAGAGAGGTGGACTCAGTTCGACTCGGTACCCAATCGGTGGTGCAAGATTTCCCAGCTCAGCCAATACGATGCCGTTTTAA